Part of the Chthoniobacterales bacterium genome is shown below.
GCATGAAAATCATGAGCCCCACGCCAAGTCCCGCGAACATGGCTCCGGGCGTTGCAGGCATGTTAGGCTGCTTGGGAATGAAAGCTCCAGCCAGGGCAATGACGCCAAAGATAGGCACAAAGATCAGCCCCATCGCTCCATAGAGGGCTCCTAACATTTTTCCCAATTGCATGGGGGCGATGCGGACGAGACGTTTTTTGATGGCCATAAGATTGGATGTTAGCTGACGAATTCCAATTCCACGGGAGCTGGAATCAGGCCGGCCTCGCTGGCGGCTCCTAGAAATGTGGTGATCGCTTTTCTCCCGGTGACGCCGTAGTCGAGCGTGTAGTCGTTGACATACATGCCGATGAATTTGTCGGCCATCGCGAGGTCAAGTCCGCGTGCCAGCGGCATGGAATGTTGCACGCCGGCGAGCCGGTTTTTCAGGCCGTATTCGATGCTGTCTTTCAACACGATGGAAAGTTCGCGGCGGACTTCGGGTTCGATGTCTTTGCGGATGACATTGCCACCGAGCGGGAGCGGCAGGCCGGTGCTGCGTTTCCACCATTCGCCCATGTCGAGAAGGAGTTCGAAGCCATCGGCGGCGTAGGTGAGTTGGCCCTCGTGAATGATGAGCCCGACATCGGCGCGTCCGTCTTTGACGGCATTAAAAATCTCATCAAACGGCACCACGATGTAGTTCACCTCGCCCACGAACAGGCGCAACGAGAGAAACGCGCTCGTCCGCGTGCCGGGGATCGCCACGGTGCGGCCTTTCAGCCAGGCACGGACGCTGTCGTC
Proteins encoded:
- a CDS encoding MqnA/MqnD/SBP family protein, whose translation is MSQKVFTLGHSPDPDDAFMFYAMAEKKIDLRGFEFEHILQDIETLNDRATRGELHISAVSIHAYAYVLDKYALLACGASMGDGYGPMLVALPGADLPADKSDDSVRAWLKGRTVAIPGTRTSAFLSLRLFVGEVNYIVVPFDEIFNAVKDGRADVGLIIHEGQLTYAADGFELLLDMGEWWKRSTGLPLPLGGNVIRKDIEPEVRRELSIVLKDSIEYGLKNRLAGVQHSMPLARGLDLAMADKFIGMYVNDYTLDYGVTGRKAITTFLGAASEAGLIPAPVELEFVS